In Seriola aureovittata isolate HTS-2021-v1 ecotype China chromosome 24, ASM2101889v1, whole genome shotgun sequence, the following proteins share a genomic window:
- the adamts1 gene encoding A disintegrin and metalloproteinase with thrombospondin motifs 1 has protein sequence MMWFLRVSIGLILCVAAAHSAWEESTVVPVRLDPTARSESETEPWRTLSEEEKEKEAEMRVYRLDVFGNELVLQLEPDQTFLAPGFVFHIVGSPESEPTLEPKSGAEPGCFYSGTVNGEESSAAALNLCHGLRGGFYFHGEEYFIQPLNSSEFLGTEDDVHTIRRRGRAALAEEGSSKCGVNEDEERVPKNLEKDAKHGAANADQTAHHRTRRFVSTPRYLEIMLVADQSMAEFHGAGLKPYLLTVMAVASRLYRHPTIHNSISLAVVKLLVVYEEERGPQVSSNAAMTLRNFCQWQRQHNPPSDRHPEHYDTAVLFTRTDLCGAHSCDTLGMADVGTVCDPDRSCSIIEDDGLQAAFTVAHELGHVFNMPHDDAQLCSGVNGAHWGSHMMASTLSNLDQQQPWSPCSALMVTTFLDNGHGQCLLDKPVKPQPLPQPLPGTVYDADHQCRLTFGEDSQHCPDLSTTCAALWCTVTTSNGLLVCQTKNFPWADGTSCGHDSYCLAGHCLTKSQAAKHQTPVNGGWGVWGPWGDCSRTCGGGVQYSFRACDNPLPKNGGKYCEGKRIQYRSCNTEACPDTNGLSFREEQCLAHNDMSAQVSLGSGEGVEWVPKYAGVSPKDRCKLVCRAKGTGYFFVLKSKVADGTPCSPDSTSVCVQGQCVKAGCDRVIGSNQRFDKCGVCGGDGSTCKKVSGALERARPGYQDVVTIPAGATHLDVKQRAPGNGRHDNSYLAVRRQDGTYLLNGDYKLMTMETDIPLRGALLRYSGSAATLERIRSFAPLPEALTIQVLSVGEAPRPRVKYSYFAPRPNNAASSNNSGGRRQSINAIREVGGAEWTLREWGPCSQTCGGGMQQREVVCLDPQGRLSRDCPEELRPLASRSCASQPCPSWLLGEWSMCSKTCGRGFRKRQLRCIGHDGRTLTHDSCDPKDRPRPLLELCNQGAC, from the exons ATGATGTGGTTTTTACGCGTTTCCATTGGTTTAATTCTGTGCGTCGCCGCGGCGCACAGCGCCTGGGAGGAGAGCACCGTGGTGCCGGTCAGACTAGACCCTACAGCCCGGTCGGAGAGCGAAACCGAACCGTGGCGGACTCTCTCcgaagaggagaaggagaaggaggcgGAGATGAGGGTGTACCGGTTGGACGTATTTGGTAATGAGCTGGTCTTGCAGCTAGAACCCGACCAGACCTTCTTGGCTCCGGGTTTCGTCTTCCACATTGTGGGTAGTCCCGAATCCGAACCGACGCTGGAACCCAAGAGCGGAGCAGAGCCGGGCTGTTTCTACTCGGGCACGGTGAACGGAGAGGAGAGCTCCGCCGCTGCGCTCAACCTGTGCCACGGACTCAGGGGCGGATTCTACTTTCACGGTGAAGAGTACTTCATTCAGCCCCTCAACTCCAGCGAATTCCTGGGCACCGAGGATGATGTCCACACGATCCGCCGCAGAGGTCGGGCAGCTTTGGCTGAGGAGGGGAGCTCCAAGTGCGGGGTCAACGAGGACGAGGAGAGGGTGCCAAAGAATCTGGAGAAAGACGCAAAGCACGGAGCCGCTAACGCAGACCAGACAG CCCACCACAGGACCAGGCGTTTTGTTTCCACCCCTCGCTACCTGGAGATCATGCTGGTGGCTGACCAGTCCATGGCTGAGTTCCACGGCGCTGGGCTCAAACCCTACCTCCTGACAGTCATGGCAGTGGCATCCCGCCTGTACCGCCACCCTACCATCCACAACTCCATCAGCCTGGCGGTGGTGAAGCTGCTGGTGGTGTACGAGGAGGAGCGTGGACCTCAGGTGTCATCGAACGCCGCTATGACCCTCCGCAACTTCTGCCAGTGGCAGCGGCAGCACAACCCGCCAAGCGACCGCCACCCTGAGCACTATGACACCGCTGTGCTCTTCACCAGAACA gATCTGTGTGGGGCTCACTCATGTGACACTCTGGGCATGGCTGATGTTGGCACAGTGTGCGACCCTGACAGAAGCTGCTCCATTATTGAGGATGATGGGCTTCAAGCAGCATTCACCGTGGCACATGAACTGG GTCATGTCTTCAATATGCCTCATGATGATGCCCAGCTGTGCTCCGGGGTCAACGGTGCCCACTGGGGCTCTCACATGATGGCCTCCACCCTTTCCAACCTGGATCAGCAGCAGCCATGGTCCCCCTGCTCCGCCCTCATGGTCACCACCTTCCTGGACAACGGCCATGGTCAGTGCCTGCTGGATAAGCCGGTCAAACCGCAGCCGCTCCCCCAGCCCCTCCCCGGGACGGTCTACGACGCCGACCATCAGTGCCGACTGACCTTTGGCGAAGACTCCCAGCACTGCCCCGACCTGAGCACCACGTGCGCAGCTCTGTGGTGCACTGTGACGACATCCAATGGTTTGCTGGTGTGCCAGACCAAGAACTTCCCCTGGGCTGATGGTACGTCATGTGGCCATGACAGCTACTGCCTGGCTGGACATTGTCTCACGAAGAGCCAAGCTGCTAAACACCAG ACTCCTGTCAATGGTGGCTGGGGAGTGTGGGGTCCCTGGGGCGACTGCTCTCGGACCTGTGGTGGGGGAGTGCAGTACTCCTTCCGTGCCTGCGACAACCCATTGCCCAAGAACGGGGGCAAGTACTGTGAGGGCAAGAGGATCCAATACCGCTCCTGTAACACAGAAGCCTGCCCCGACACCAATG GCCTGTCGTTCCGTGAGGAACAGTGCCTGGCCCACAACGACATGTCGGCCCAAGTGTCGCTGGGTTCAGGAGAGGGTGTTGAGTGGGTGCCTAAGTATGCTGGAGTTTCACCCAAAGACCGCTGCAAGCTGGTGTGCCGGGCCAAGGGAACTGGATACTTCTTTGTCCTCAAATCTAAG GTGGCTGACGGCACACCCTGCAGCCCAGACTCCACCTCAGTTTGTGTTCAAGGCCAGTGTGTCAAGGCGGGATGTGACCGTGTCATCGGCTCTAACCAGCGCTTTGAtaagtgtggtgtgtgtggtggagacGGCTCTAcctgcaagaaagtgtctggCGCTCTGGAGCGTGCCAG gcCTGGTTACCAGGATGTTGTAACTATCCCTGCTGGTGCCACCCACCTGGACGTTAAGCAACGTGCCCCGGGCAACGGTCGTCATGATAACAGCTACCTGGCGGTGCGTCGTCAGGATGGAACCTATCTGTTAAACGGTGATTACAAACTGATGACCATGGAGACGGACATTCCTCTGCGAGGGGCACTGCTGCGCTACAGTGGCTCCGCCGCCACCCTGGAGCGTATCCGGAGCTTCGCCCCACTCCCCGAGGCCCTCACCATCCAGGTGCTGTCTGTAGGGGAGGCCCCAAGGCCCCGGGTTAAGTACAGCTACTTTGCCCCTAGGCCCAACAATGCTGCTTCCTCCAACAACAGTGGAGGCCGCCGCCAGTCCATCAATGCTATCCGAGAGGTGGGTGGAGCCGAGTGGACCCTGAGGGAGTGGGGTCCATGCTCCCAGACCTGTGGGGGAGgaatgcagcagagagaggtggTGTGTCTGGACCCCCAGGGTCGTCTCTCCAGAGATTGTCCAGAGGAGCTGCGCCCCTTAGCCTCACGGTCCTGCGCCTCCCAGCCCTGCCCCTCCTGGCTTCTCGGAGAGTGGTCTATGTGCTCCAAGACCTGTGGCCGAGGCTTCCGCAAACGCCAGCTGCGCTGCATCGGCCACGACGGGCGCACGCTTACCCATGACAGCTGTGACCCCAAAGACCGGCCGCGACCCCTGCTGGAACTGTGCAATCAGGGTGCCTGTTAA
- the LOC130165248 gene encoding A disintegrin and metalloproteinase with thrombospondin motifs 5 encodes MVRLLGALAGGMLWFRLLLLCVVELELGAGLSTFQGFYLPPANGSLLTPARRTDGVVRTVDRIYHGGGKVGYLVYLDGSRFQLDMERDESVLSHHFSPQYVLAMMGESSASLQRECVYRGTVDSNPESLAVFNLCGGGLEGFFAVNHARYTITPIIRAKGHEHDVRALQDKDAESALHVFTRESFSFEAMSEGRESCGTRDGRRGRRDAVGKRRHRGRGKGRLDREGLTVGHTDDHNARGRTWWSRLIKPAAPETGTRRKRSVSRARHVELLLVADETMIKKYGKDLNHYLLTLASIASKLYGHASIENPIRLSVVKVTTVSEKEKGLEVSKNAAATLKSFCKWQNQQNPLDDDHQHHHDAAILFTRQDLCGHHSCDTLGMADVGTICSPERSCAVIEDDGLHAAFTVAHEIGHLLGLSHDDSKFCEERFGVNSDKRLMSSILTSIDASKPWSRCTSATITDFFDDGNAECLLDSPRQPLLGPEELPGQSYDAVRQCRLAFGPEYTVCPGMDVCSRLWCAVIRQGQMVCLTKKLPAVEGTPCGKGRICLQGKCVDKTRKRHYSASNHGSWSSWGPWGACSRTCGGGVQFAQRLCNNPPPRNNGRYCTGKRAIYRSCNVTPCPASNKNFRQEQCEVRNGPQTDPKGVKTFVEWVPKYAGVLPKDVCKLTCRAKGTGYYVVFSQRVADGTECRPYSSSVCVKGKCVRTGCDGIIGSKLQFDKCGICGGDSTGCIRVVGNFTKKSKGYTDVVKIPAGSTHVKVRQHKAKDQTRYTAYLALRRPNGEYLLNGKFMISTSETIIPFNGSVLNYSGWSQRDEWLHSMGPGALQEALVVQILATDAKKPLDVRYSFFMPRRTAPQQPSAPLNPNPKSTPAQSTTTVSTTTRTTTTSITSSTTTSSSAPIVLVPGPPTAAGPSTTPPGPQWVTGSWMTCSRTCDTGWQSRTVQCKDQDGKLSKGCMLGSRPSAFKHCLVKKC; translated from the exons ATGGTGCGGCTCCTTGGTGCTCTGGCCGGGGGCATGCTCTGGTTTCGGCTACTGTTGCTGTGCGTGGTGGAGTTGGAGCTGGGAGCCGGGCTCTCTACTTTCCAGGGTTTCTATCTTCCACCTGCGAACGGGTCGCTTCTCACACCTGCCCGGAGGACAGATGGAGTCGTGCGGACCGTTGACCGGATTTACCACGGAGGAGGGAAGGTGGGCTACCTGGTGTACCTGGATGGGAGCCGGTTTCAGCTGGACATGGAGCGGGACGAGTCGGTGCTGTCGCATCACTTCAGCCCCCAGTACGTGCTCGCTATGATGGGGGAGAGCTCCGCGTCTTTGCAGCGGGAGTGCGTGTACCGCGGGACAGTGGACTCCAACCCGGAGTCTCTGGCCGTCTTCAACCTCTGCGGCGGGGGTCTCGAGGGCTTCTTCGCCGTGAACCACGCGCGCTACACCATCACACCTATCATCAGGGCTAAGGGACACGAGCATGACGTGCGCGCCCTGCAGGACAAGGACGCGGAGAGCGCGCTCCATGTGTTCACGCGCGAGAGCTTCAGCTTCGAGGCCATGAGCGAAGGGCGCGAGAGCTGCGGGACGCGCGACGGGCGCAGAGGACGCAGGGATGCGGTGGGGAAACGCCGGCACAGAGGTCGGGGGAAGGGGAGGCTGGACAGAGAGGGGCTCACAGTGGGACACACTGATGACCACAATGCGCGCGGGCGAACATGGTGGAGCCGGCTCATCAAACCTGCCGCTCCAGAGACTGGCACGCGGCGCAAAAGGTCAGTCTCACGCGCCAGGCACGTGGAGCTGCTCCTGGTGGCCGACGAGACCATGATAAAGAAATACGGAAAGGACTTGAACCACTACCTGCTCACACTGGCCTCCATCGCCTCCAAGCTGTACGGGCACGCCAGCATCGAGAACCCCATCCGGCTGTCGGTGGTGAAAGTGACCACGGTGAGTGAGAAGGAGAAAGGGCTGGAGGTGTCCAAGAACGCGGCGGCCACGCTCAAGAGCTTCTGCAAGTGGCAGAACCAACAGAACCCGCTGGACGACGACCACCAGCATCACCACGACGCCGCCATCCTCTTCACCAGGCAG GACCTCTGCGGCCACCACTCCTGTGACACCCTGGGCATGGCGGACGTGGGCACCATCTGCTCTCCAGAAAGAAGCTGCGCCGTCATCGAGGATGACGGGCTTCACGCCGCGTTTACTGTCGCGCATGAGATAG GTCACCTGCTCGGTTTGTCCCACGACGACTCCAAGTTCTGCGAGGAGCGCTTCGGAGTGAACAGCGACAAGCGGCTCATGTCATCCATCCTCACCTCCATCGACGCCTCCAAACCCTGGAGCCGCTGCACCTCGGCAACCATCACTGACTTCTTTGACGATGGCAACG CCGAGTGTCTCCTCGATTCTCCTCGCCAGCCCCTTCTTGGCCCCGAGGAGCTCCCAGGGCAGAGCTACGACGCCGTCCGTCAGTGTCGCCTGGCCTTCGGCCCAGAGTACACAGTCTGCCCGGGCATGGACGTATGTTCTCGGCTGTGGTGCGCCGTGATTCGCCAGGGACAGATGGTGTGTCTGACCAAGAAGCTGCCGGCCGTGGAGGGAACGCCCTGCGGGAAGGGACGCATCTGCCTGCAGGGGAAGTGTGTGGACAAGACCCGCAAGAGGCACTACTCG gcTTCCAACCATGGCAGCTGGAGCTCTTGGGGTCCTTGGGGTGCGTGCTCCAGAACGTGCGGAGGTGGGGTGCAGTTCGCCCAGCGTCTGTGCAACAACCCGCCGCCACGGAACAACGGGCGCTACTGCACCGGGAAGAGAGCCATCTATCGGTCCTGCAACGTCACACCGTGCCCGGCATCGA ATAAGAATTTCCGTCAGGAGCAATGTGAGGTGCGCAACGGTCCCCAGACGGATCCTAAAGGGGTGAAGACCTTTGTGGAGTGGGTGCCGAAATACGCCGGAGTTCTCCCTAAAGATGTGTGCAAGCTGACCTGCAGAGCCAAAGGAACAGGATACTATGTGGTGTTCTCTCAGAGG GTGGCAGACGGAACAGAGTGTCGTCCttacagcagctcagtgtgtgtgaaggggaaATGTGTGCGGACGGGATGCGACGGCATTATCGGCTCCAAGCTGCAGTTTGACAAGTGTGGTATCTGTGGAGGAGACAGCACGGGATGTATACGTGTAGTGGGCAACTTCACAAAGAAGAG TAAGGGCTACACTGACGTAGTGAAGATCCCCGCAGGCTCCACCCATGTAAAGGTTCGTCAACACAAGGCCAAGGACCAGACCCGCTACACCGCCTACCTGGCTCTCCGACGACCCAATGGCGAGTACCTCCTAAACGGCAAGTTCATGATCTCCACCTCCGAGACAATCATCCCATTCAATGGTTCTGTGCTGAACTACAGTGGGTGGAGCCAAAGGGACGAATGGCTTCACAGCATGGGCCCCGGGGCCCTCCAAGAAGCCTTGGTGGTTCAGATTCTAGCGACAGACGCCAAAAAGCCCCTGGATGTTCGTTATAGCTTCTTCATGCCTCGCCGGACGGCCCCACAGCAGCCGTCAGCTCCACTCAACCCCAACCCAAAGTCAACCCCTGCACAGAGCACTACAACGGTCTCAACCACGACAagaaccaccaccacctccatcaCCAGTAGCACCACTacatcctcctctgctcccaTCGTCCTGGTTCCAGGGCCGCCTACAGCTGCAGGTCCCTCAACCACTCCCCCAGGGCCCCAGTGGGTAACAGGCTCCTGGATGACCTGCTCCAGGACATGTGACACTGGCTGGCAGAGCCGGACAGTGCAGTGTAAGGACCAGGACGGGAAACTGTCCAAAGGATGCATGCTGGGCTCCCGGCCCTCCGCCTTCAAACACTGTCTGGTGAAGAAATgttga